From Salvelinus fontinalis isolate EN_2023a unplaced genomic scaffold, ASM2944872v1 scaffold_1521, whole genome shotgun sequence, the proteins below share one genomic window:
- the LOC129849540 gene encoding serine/threonine-protein phosphatase 6 regulatory ankyrin repeat subunit A-like, with product MARLPSARGEETKKNRKWHFLPKIGKIPKIRMKMLSVKVPEVPSTSPPKEDLTTTLAPAPQESQSRKRPLIVRAVASPHLPVKHHRLSLSVPGARVNAKDNKWLTSLHRAVASCSEEAVQVLLKHSADVNARDKNWQTPLHIAAANKAVRCAEALVPLLSNVNVSDRAGRTALHHAAFSGHLEVSN from the exons ATGGCCCGCCTTCCCTCTGCCAGAGGGGAGGAGACTAAGAAGAACAGGAAGTGGCACTTCCTACCCAAAATTGGCAAGATTCCAAAGATCAGGATGAAG ATGCTGAGTGTGAAGGTTCCAGAGGTTCCATCCACTTCCCCACCCAAGGAGGACCTGACAACCACACTGGCCCCTGCTCCCCAGGAGTCCCAGTCCCGTAAACGCCCTCTCATAGTCAGGGCTGTTGCATCCCCACACCTACCAGTGAAGCACCACAGGCTA AGTCTGTCTGTCCCAGGAGCCAGAGTAAATGCCAAAGACAACAAGTGGCTCACTTCTCTGCACCGGGCCGTGGCTTCCTGCAGTGAG GAGGCAGTCCAGGTGCTATTGAAACACTCTGCTGATGTGAACGCCAGGGACAAGAACTGGCAGACGCCGCTCCACATTGCTGCGGCCAATAAGGCGGTCCGCTGTGCTGAGGCcctggtccctctcctcagcAATGTGAACGTGTCGGACCGGGCCGGGCGCACGGCGCTGCACCATGCAGCCTTCAGCGGACACCTGGAGGTTAGCAATTAG